AACCCTAGTGCGTAATAGGATGTATTGATATTAGGATTCAATATCATCTTTGCATGTTTATGTTGATAATCTTCTTGACGTTTGGGTGAAGTCGACGATCCCACGTATGTCGAATCTGGATGGATGGTTATTACTATTGGCTAACTGTGTGGTTGTGGAGTTGGGTGACGTGACATGCCCTTTCTCCCTTTGTAGCGGATAGTTGCAACAGGGGGTTATAACGGAGACCACTTTGGCGGCGTCCACAGGGACCTCTTTCCCCTTAATCACGGTTTGATAACCGGAGTGGGGaagaaaatgttggaaatatgccctagaggcaataataaattagttattattatatttccttgttcatgataattgtttatcatccatgctataattgtattgataggaaactcagatacatgtgtggatacatagacaacaccatgtccctagtaagcctctagttgactagctcgttgatcaatagatggttatgatttcctgaccatggacattggatgtcgttgataacgggatcacatcactaggagaatgatgtgatggacaagacccaatcctaagcctagcacaaagatcgtagttcgtatgctaaagcttttctaatgtcaagtatcatttccttagaccatgagattgtgcaactcccggataccgtaggaatgctttgggtgtaccaaacgtcacaacgtaactgggtggctataaaggtgcactacaggtatctccgaaagtgtctgttgggttggcacgaatcgagactgagatttgtcacttcgtgtgacggagaggtatctctgggcccactcggtaggacatcatcataatgtgcacaatgtgaccaaggggttgatcacgggatgatgtgttacggaacgagtaaagagacttgccggtaacgagattgaacaaggtatcggcataccaacgatcgaatctcaggcaagtacaataccgctagacgaagggaattgtatacgggattgattgagtccttgacatcatggttcatccgatgagatcatcgtggaacatgtgggagccaacatgggtatccagatcccgctgttggttattgaccggagaacgtctcggtcatgtctgcatggttcccgaacccgtagggtctacacacttaaggttcgatgacgctagggttataaaggaagtttgtatgtggttaccgaatgttgttcggagtcccggatgagatcctggacatcacgaggagttccggaatggtccggaggtaaagaattatatatgggaagtcctgttttggtcaccggaaaaatttcgggttttatcggtaacgtaccgggaccaccgggagggtcccaggggtccaccaagtggggccaccatccccggagggctgcatgggccaagtgtgggaggggaccagccccaggtgggctggtgcgccccccacaagggcccaaggcgcctagggtttggggagggggtgcttccacctaacttggggggcaagtttcccctctccccccccctggccgccacccttagatgggattggggctgccgcaccccttggggtggaaaccctagagggggcgcaccccccttcctctcccctatatatacttgagggtttgggGGCTGcctacacatgagttttgacctctccctggcgcagccctacctctctcttttctcctctcccgcggtgcttggcgaagccctgcaggattgccacgctcctccatcaccaccatgcgttgtgctgctgctggacagagtcttcctcaacctctccctctctccttgctggatcaaggcttgggagacgtcaccgggctgtacgtatgttgaacgcggaggtgccgtccgttcggcactaggatctccgatgatttggatcacgatgagtacgactccttcaaccccgttctcttgaacgcttccgcttagcgatctacaagggtatctagatgcactctccttcctctcgttgctggtttctccatagatagatcttggtgacacgtaggaaaattttgaatttctgctacgttccccaacagaaaagtGGTGGCGTATGGGATACGGAGATACCACGAGTATAAACGTATGTGTACCGGCTCCACCCACAAATAGAAACATGTAAAGTGGCTTAGGAATACGAAATAGCTTTGTGTTTAGGCACCGTCGTAGATGCACACTAGGTGAGATTCCGTACCCCTAGGAACTCTTTTAATCATTTGTCTCAACTCTAGTCATTTTTATCTGTCGTTAATTTCAAGCTTATTTATTCACCTTTACATTGCaactttattattattactattctgGATCACTTACAATTTATAGGCACATCATTTGTACCTTGCAAAGGGCTAGAGACTAATTCATGTGCTCCATGTGGGATCAATACTCCTACTTTGAAAAGGCTACAACTAaaccatgtgcacttgcaggctatCAAGCTTTTTTGGCGCCATTGTTGGGGAGCTGAGCGCTTCTGGTCTTAGTTCTGAGTTTGGTATAAATACTGTGTACTAAGTTGTTTGCAGGTTCGGAATAATCATGGCTGAGTATGGACACAACTGTCAACTTGCAGCATACGTCTTACATGTCCATCTATTCGAGAAATGTTTACATCGTGGGGTCCTAATCCCATCGGTGTAGCTTATGAGGTGAACCCAAGTGTTCTCGAATTATTGCATGGTAATAGTTTAATGGTGAGTATCATTATCAACATTTGCAATTTTTTGAAGATGTATGTGGGACATTTAAATTGATTGCTTTGAGTCCAgatgacaagacccatccgttagcatagcatattgatcgttcagttttattgctattgctttcttcgtgtcaaatacatattccttcgactacgagattatgcaactcccggataccagaggaatgaattgtgtgctatcaaacgtcacaacgtaactggttgattataaagatgctctacaggtatctctaaaggtgtttgttgggttgacatagatcgcgattaggatttatcactccgagtatcggagaggtatctctgggccctctcggtaatacacgtcATAAGAAGCctggcaagcaaagtgactaatgagttagttgcaagattatgtattacggaacgagtaaagagacttgccggtaacgagattgaactaggtatgaagataccgatgatcgaatatcgggcaagtaacataccgatgacaaagggaataatgtatgttgtcatatcggttcgaccgataaagatcttcacagaatatgtgggagccaatatgagcatccaggttccgctattggttaacgttcaatgacgattttgcattatatgagttatgtgatttggtgaccgaatgttgttcggagtcccgcatgagatcacagacatgacgaggagtctcagaatggtcgagaggtaaatattgatatataggatgatagtattcagacacaaAGTGTTTCGGGGTGTATCGGGTACTTATCAGAGTACCGGGGGGGGTGTTACCGAAACCCCCTGGGGgaataatgggccatatgggccataggaggggagcacaccatcccacaaggggtggcgccccNNNNNNNNNNNNNNNNNNNNNNNNNNNNNNNNNNNNNNNNNNNNNNNNNNNNNNNNNNNNNNNNNNNNNNNNNNNNNNNNNNNNNNNNNNNNNNNNNNNNNNNNNNNNNNNNNNNNNNNNNNNNNNNNNNNNNNNNNNNGGGGCGCCCAAGgcagctcccctccccctcccacctatatatacatatgGGGagagggcgcctagaacacacaccaacatctGTTAGCCGTGCGCGGTGCCTCCCTCCGtagattacaccctcggtcatattctcgcaatgcttaggcgaagccctacggggatcacttcaccatcatcgtcatcatgccgtcgtgctgacggaactcatctacttcctcgacaccttgctggatcaagaaggcgaggtacGTCATCgcgatgaacgtgtgcagaactcagagttgCCATACGTtccgtacttgatcggtcggaacgagaaatagttcgactacatcaaccacgtaatCAAACGCTTCCGGTTTCGGTTTACGAggatacatagacacactctccccctctcgttgctatgcatctcctaggtagatcttgcatgagcatagaaaattttctgacattacatgctacgttccccaacaacattccCTTCCATGAAGAGTAAAGTGATGAAGCCTTTAGGCATTGGTCGTAATAACTATGAAAAATAAAGAGGGTAAATATTTCTGAACGATTTTGATTGCATCATCAACTCATCCAAACAAGAAACTTTCAGAAACCGCAAACCATCTATACACACCAACCATCAAGCCTCCAAACCAAACATGCATCCCGGGACAACTCTACTACCAGTGCTTGTCACCCACAGAAAGCTACAGCTCAATTTACAAGCTTCCCTCCAGAGTCCAGACACCAAACAACGCGAAAAACATGGAGAGGACACGCGAAAACTAGGTGCGGAGCGCCATGAACAGGTTCTGCCTTCTCGCATGCTCCGGAACCAGGCGCTCGACGACTTCCGGAGGTATACCGTTTAGCTCTGCGAATGGCACATGAAATGGACAGATTCAGCTGAGAGCAGTTTACTAGATGCAGATAGGTGCATTTCTGAACTAGGAAGACTGAAGGTAAATGTAACTACTGACACACCAAAGGTGTTGGAGAAAGCTTGACAAATGCAGCACGAAGGCAAAGCCTATAGCAACCAAGATTGGCAGGAAGCGAATCGCTGAATGTGAAGGTCTGGCTGCTGCTACTGCTATTTAGATACAGTTACACTACCTTGAGATCTGAAGTTGAAGAGGGGTGGAAGAGGCCGGCCGTTAGGTAGGCGGGTGTTTGGATCTCTCAACTCATCAAAGAACGGGTGCATGCAGGCTTCCATCTGAAGAATGGTTCCATGGTTAGAACATAAACGAGCTCATAGTGCATCAGTCTGCAATCTGGAAGGCAACATAAGAAAATGATCCTGTGGCCTTACAGCAGTGCACCGAAGATCTGGTGAGTATTGGAGAAACCTGCTGACAAGGTCCATTGCTTCAGGTGGAAGCTTTTTCTGAAAAACCTGAATAAAAAGAAAATTTTGAGGTAACAGAGGAACCATGAGAAAAATATGTTGATTTAATTTTGCGCCTGAGCGTACAGATGACATCAAAAATGACTTCTGTGTCAATTATTATTTCTCACTATTTAACAGCACGGCAGTCAATGTTTCCAAAAGTATGCACCAAATCGAACAGCTGCTGCGCACACCAAACAGCCACTAATCAAGCATGGCAGACATAATATGCAAATTACCTTGTGCCATGGGTGAGCCTTAATTTGTGGGAACTTGAACTCCGTGTAGTTTGGATTCATGCACTTGatctcttcccttgttggagtacccAAGACCTGCAAGGCACTATGACTGAACATGTCATTGTAAAGAATACAGGTCTCAGGACAGAACAGTTTAAGATGTCATATAAGTTTTCACCTTGATAATCTCAACCAGCTGATCAACTCCACTTTCGCCAGGAAAGAGTGGCTGCATGGATGAATATTATGAGAAGAAGGTAGAGAGAAAAAGGAAATGACTATATTCGTGAACAAAACCTGTCCAAGAAGCAGCTCTGCCATCACACAGCCTGTGGACCACAAATCAATGGCTGTAGTATATTCAGTTGCACCAAATATGAGTTCTGGTGCTCGGTAGTATCTTGAGCATATGTAGGAGATATTTGGCTCTCCCTTGACCTGCATATATTCAAAACATTACATCAAAACAATTTAGAAATCACCATGTCCGGGTAGGTTACTGGCGTAAGTGCACACCTTTTTTTATTCCTATTATTATCAAGAAAGTTTAGCATGCTCTTTTCAAAATCAGCAGGACTCGTGCATTTAAATTTCAAAACCTAATATAGAAGATAACTTACCAAGACCTTTGCACTGCCAAAATCACATATTTTAAGCTGGTGTGTATGTGGGTTAACCTACAGTGGAAAGCTTACTGGGTTAGTAAAAATGTATTAGTGGTTCTTCAAATATAATTAGTAACTGTTCTTCCTGATGTAAAGAAAGCTCAACTGGCCAAACAATTCAGAGGGCGAGGGAAGATATGTATAGCACAACATATTAAAGCATAGAAAAGGAGGTTAAAATCTCACGAGAACGTTCTGTGGTTTGATATCACGGTGGCAGATGCCAACGCAGTTATGTATATAAGCAAGTGCTCGGCATATCTGCAAAGTTACGAGATTACAGGAACAATAATTAGACGACTTGTAACTTGTAACAATCACATCTTGAGCCAATATACTAAATATCAAAAGACAACTGAAGGAACAATTCTGTTGCATGGCTGGGACATTATATTCTGACTTGAACAACTACAAAGAGCAAACAGATTACGGATGTATGGCAAAACTCATTAACTAAACGTTTATCTATAGTCTCCAAAATCAGTGGAATTAAGCATTAGTTGAAGAAAGTAAATAATACGGATGCACTAATGTGTGATTCATAGGTTATTGAAGTCCCTAGTAGTAGAGATAACGTTCATACTACCACAAAAATGTGCACAAACTTATCTCAGAAAAAAAGAATCTCATCCTCATCGCCTGTGTGAtatacacatagaaaatagaacctTACGATTAAGTAAACATACAAGAAAAAGTGGTAGAACATAAATCCAAAGACTGTAGAACTGACAGGCTGGCTCGGTTGTACGTTTGAATGTCTCAGAAGTTATTTTGGGTTGCTAGTGAAGCCATCAGTGTGAATAACTAATCTGAAACTTGTAGATAGGTCCCAACACAGTACTCAGCTATTGGAACAATAAGTTTCGAGCAGGCATGAGGACAGAAAAATGCTGCAACTAATTAGGGAACATATCATATACCATGAGTTCCACACGACAGCATGTAGATAATTTGGGTAACAAGTATGCCTAGTGCAAAGATTAACCTTAAAATAGTTTTGTAAGAAAATAAAGATGGAGGACAGTTGTGCGAAGCATAACATTGTTCA
Above is a window of Triticum dicoccoides isolate Atlit2015 ecotype Zavitan chromosome 5B, WEW_v2.0, whole genome shotgun sequence DNA encoding:
- the LOC119312783 gene encoding shaggy-related protein kinase kappa-like isoform X1; the protein is MAYSGQRHVGAAGSSSRQGNGFKGQASSVEFLGRGMVGMQLRDAKPDDAHDERDNEPDVVADSGSEAGQIIATTIRGRNGLPKQSVSYIAEHVVGTGSFGVVFQAKCRETGEVVAIKKVLQDKRYKNRELQIMHMLDHPNIVGLKHYFFSTTERNELYLNLVLEFVPETVNRMARQYNRMNQRVPLIYVKLYTYQICRALAYIHNCVGICHRDIKPQNVLVNPHTHQLKICDFGSAKVLVKGEPNISYICSRYYRAPELIFGATEYTTAIDLWSTGCVMAELLLGQPLFPGESGVDQLVEIIKVLGTPTREEIKCMNPNYTEFKFPQIKAHPWHKVFQKKLPPEAMDLVSRFLQYSPDLRCTAMEACMHPFFDELRDPNTRLPNGRPLPPLFNFRSQELNGIPPEVVERLVPEHARRQNLFMALRT
- the LOC119312783 gene encoding shaggy-related protein kinase kappa-like isoform X2; protein product: MNPNYTEFKFPQIKAHPWHKVFQKKLPPEAMDLVSRFLQYSPDLRCTAMEACMHPFFDELRDPNTRLPNGRPLPPLFNFRSQELNGIPPEVVERLVPEHARRQNLFMALRT